A genome region from Hevea brasiliensis isolate MT/VB/25A 57/8 chromosome 7, ASM3005281v1, whole genome shotgun sequence includes the following:
- the LOC110639534 gene encoding uncharacterized protein LOC110639534 — translation MWWMMGENGGHYCSKKTDDICGDVCGQDSGRVLSMSRIRCILRGIDLKTMLFLFILVPTCVFVIYVHGQKISYFLRPLWEKPPRSFNEIPHYYHENVSMENLCKLHGWKIREFPRRVYDAVLFSNELDILTIRWKELYPYVTQFILLESNSTFTGSEKLLYFASHRDEFKFVESRLTYGTIGGRFRKGENPFVEEAYQRVALDQLIRVAGISDDDLLIMSDVDEIPSRHTINLLRWCDDIPSILHLRLKNYLYSFEFLLDDNSWRASIHRYQTGKTRYAHYRQADNILADSGWHCSFCFRRISEFIFKMRAYSHCDRVRFKHFLNPERVQRKICEGDDLFDMLPEEYTFKEIIGKMGPIPHSYSAVHLPSYLLENAAKYKFLLPGNCMRESG, via the exons ATGTGGTGGATGATGGGTGAAAATGGTGGACATTACTGCTCCAAGAAGACTGATGACATCTGCGGTGATGTTTGTGGCCAG GACTCTGGCCGAGTTTTGAGCATGTCCAGAATCCGCTGTATCCTACGTGGCATTGATTTAAAGACCATGTTATTTCTATTCATCCTTGTGCCAACATGTGTCTTTGTTATTTATGTGCATGGACAGAAGATCTCATACTTCCTGAGACCACTATGGGAAAAACCACCAAGAAGCTTCAATGAAATCCCTCATTATTATCATGAGAATGTGTCAATGGAGAATCTCTGCAAGCTCCATGGTTGGAAGATTCGTGAATTTCCTAGACGTGTTTATGATGCAGTGTTGTTCAGTAATGAGTTGGATATTCTCACAATAAGATGGAAAGAGTTGTACCCTTATGTCACACAGTTCATTCTTCTTGAATCTAATTCAACATTTACTGGCAGTGAAAAGCTTCTCTATTTTGCCAGCCATCGAGATGAGTTCAAATTTGTTGAATCCAGATTGACTTATGGAACTATTGGAGGGAGATTTAGGAAAGGAGAGAACCCATTTGTTGAGGAGGCATATCAGCGAGTAGCATTGGATCAGCTTATTAGGGTAGCGGGGATTTCTGATGATGACTTGTTGATAATGTCAGATGTAGATGAGATACCAAGCAGACATACTATCAATCTCTTGAGATGGTGTGATGACATACCTTCCATTCTTCACCTTCGACTGAAGAATTATCTCTATTCTTTTGAGTTTCTCTTGGATGATAACAGCTGGAGAGCTTCAATCCACAGGTATCAAACAGGCAAGACACGGTATGCACATTATCGCCAGGCGGACAACATTTTGGCAGATTCAGGGTGGCATTGCAGCTTTTGCTTTCGTCGAATAAGTGAGTTTATATTCAAGATGAGAGCTTACAGCCATTGCGATAGAGTCAGATTCAAGCATTTCTTGAACCCTGAAAGAGTCCAAAGAAAAATATGTGAGGGTGATGATTTATTTGATATGCTTCCGGAGGAGTACACATTCAAGGAAATAATTGGAAAAATGGGACCAATTCCTCACTCCTACTCAGCTGTTCACTTGCCATcgtatctattagaaaatgctgcTAAGTATAAATTTCTCTTGCCTGGGAATTGCATGAGAGAAAGTGGGTAA